From uncultured Roseateles sp., the proteins below share one genomic window:
- a CDS encoding alpha/beta hydrolase gives MKTKPLPSGAKHLVFAHGNGFPGGCYRQLFDSWQRAGWTVHAIDRFGHDPRFPVSSNWPHLRDQLIEEVEQQAQQAKAKIMLVGHSLGGLVSLKAACKRPDLVQGLVMLDSPIISGWRAHSVQVMKATGLMPRVSPGKISQQRRHEWPDRAAVLQHFASKHVFKRWDPRVLADYVEHGFEEQDGKTVLRFTREVETRIYNTLPHNLDAMLRRHPPQCPVAFVAGTQSVESRQGGLEAAKALAKERFVWFEGTHLYPFERPDDTAALVLDLMEHLQRVPG, from the coding sequence ATGAAGACCAAGCCCCTCCCCAGCGGCGCCAAGCACCTGGTGTTCGCCCACGGCAACGGCTTTCCTGGGGGCTGCTACCGCCAGCTGTTCGACTCCTGGCAGCGCGCCGGCTGGACCGTTCATGCCATCGACCGCTTCGGCCATGACCCCCGCTTCCCGGTCAGCAGCAACTGGCCCCATCTGCGCGACCAGTTGATAGAGGAAGTCGAGCAGCAGGCGCAGCAAGCCAAGGCGAAGATCATGCTGGTCGGCCACTCGCTGGGCGGCCTCGTCAGCCTGAAGGCCGCCTGCAAGCGGCCCGATCTGGTGCAGGGCTTGGTGATGCTGGACTCGCCCATCATCAGCGGTTGGCGCGCGCACAGCGTGCAGGTGATGAAGGCCACCGGCCTGATGCCGCGGGTGTCGCCGGGCAAGATCAGCCAGCAGCGCCGCCATGAGTGGCCCGACCGCGCGGCCGTGCTGCAGCACTTCGCCAGCAAGCATGTGTTCAAGCGCTGGGATCCGCGGGTGCTGGCCGACTATGTCGAGCACGGCTTTGAGGAGCAGGACGGCAAGACCGTGCTGCGTTTCACCCGCGAGGTCGAGACCCGCATCTACAACACCCTGCCCCACAACCTGGATGCGATGCTGCGCCGCCATCCGCCGCAATGCCCGGTGGCTTTTGTGGCTGGCACCCAGTCGGTCGAATCGCGTCAGGGCGGGCTGGAAGCGGCCAAGGCCTTGGCCAAGGAACGCTTCGTCTGGTTCGAAGGCACGCACCTGTATCCGTTCGAACGGCCCGACGACACCGCGGCCCTGGTGCTCGACTTGATGGAACATTTGCAGCGTGTGCCCGGTTGA